The genomic stretch AGATAGCCAATAGAAATTTTTTAACAATTTTATCGCTAGCGTCACATATGTATGAAACAAGTGATTTTTTAGCGAATAAAAATGTAGCCATAGTCGCTCAAAGTGACTCATGCTTGCAGAATATTGGCGTTATCTGGCTGAGCAAGTGGCGTGTTATCTGCTGATTTAGGAAAAAATGGCGAGTTTGCAAGCTGCAGTTGAGATAAGTTAGTGACATGTATGCTAAGTGTGCCAAAATTGTTGGAGGGATATCTTAGACTACTCAGGAGTTGTTGGATGAGTTTTTCAATATCAGGGAAGTTGCAGTTGAGTTTTATGTTACTTGCTGTGTTGTTTATTGCTTCGTCGGTTTTCACTTATCGCACTACCAATGTGGTGGAGCAGCATACAACGTCGCTACTTACTCGTGATTTGCCGACCGTCGATAGTAGCCGAGCCATTCAGCAGTCCATTCAAGAAGTTATCTCTACCCTGCGCGCATACATGCTGCTGGGTGGAGAAGAAAATAAGCGAGAAACCCTCCATCAAGCTCTGATCACCGTCCTGTCTCGCACAGAAGAAGCGCTACCACGTTTGCAATCGCTGATTGCCCCTGAAGAATTTGAGGCGTTGTCGCAGCAGTGGCAAACGGTGGTCACTTTGGTTAATCGTGTGGTTGAGTTGAGTCACACCGATGAAAACTTGCCAGCGCACAGCTTATTCCTCAACGAAGCCGCGCCAATCGCCGAAGTGGCTTTGGATCAGATCCAAGGTCTGATCAACGATGAAGCGGGCAACCGAGAAGGCGGTGAGCGTAAGCGCCTGTTCAAAGTGTATGCGAACAGCTACACCTCACTCGCTAACGCACTCTCCGCAATGCGAGATTATCTGCAGTACGGAAAGCCAGAGCACCTAGAGAAATATCAAGACTTTATCGCTTTTCATAATCAATCCGTCGCGGAAATTGAGCAAAAAAGTGAGCTGATGTCAGAAAGTGATCGCGATTTGTGGTCACTGTTTAAGGAGATGCAACAACTCTATTTCCCGCTCGCTGAGCAAGTTATTGCCCTGCGAAATGCCCCTAACTGGAACCAAAGCAATCAGATAATGGCCTCAGAGCTGGTGCCAACGGCGAACAAACTCAATCAACGGTTAGAGCAAGTGGTGCGGAGTCAACAGCAAAAAGCTGATCTCAGTGGAGCAGGGATCCGTCAATCGATTCAACAGGTGGTGATTTCTCTGGCGATTGCCGTTGTACTAACCGTACTTGCCGCTGTTGTGTTGTCAGGATACTTAGGCCGGAATATTGGTCGGCGAATTGCGCTGGTGTCTGAGCGCGCCAGCCGCATCGCTTCGGGGGACATCTCGCAAGCGCCTTTGATCGTCGAAGGAACGGACGAATTGGCAAAACTCACCGATTCGGTAAACCGAATGAATCACTCTTTGTCCTCAATCGTCCAAGGGGTGACAGACAAAGCCGTTTCGGTGGACGCTAGCATGAGTAAGCTGTTGAAGGCGAGTGAGAAAACCCTCATACAAATAAAAAGACAGCAAGCGGATATGGTTGAGGTGGGGCATGAAGTCAATGGGGTGGCTGATGCCGCGACCAATACTTTGCTTCAAGTGGAGTCATCAGCGCAAAGTCTGGCGGATTCAAAAGAGAAGATTTCTCAGGGACATCAAGCCTTAGATAGAAATCAGCAGACGATGCAAGCACTCAATCAAACCATTCAAAGCGCCGCAAAAATGGTGGCGGAGTTAAGCCAAGCGAGCGAGCAAATCGGCAAAGTGACAGAGGTAATTGAAGGGCTGGCCGAGCAAACCAATTTGCTGGCGCTAAATGCCGCGATTGAAGCGGCTCGCGCTGGAGAGTATGGGCGAGGATTCGCGGTGGTGGCTGACGAAGTGCGTTTGCTTGCCAGTCGGACCACGGAATCGACCAGTGAGATCAATACGATTGTCAATGCCATTCAAAGCTCGACAGGCTTAGTGGTAAAAGAGATCGAAGCCAGTCAAACACTGGCGTCTAGTGGCGAAGAACA from Vibrio navarrensis encodes the following:
- a CDS encoding HAMP domain-containing methyl-accepting chemotaxis protein gives rise to the protein MSFSISGKLQLSFMLLAVLFIASSVFTYRTTNVVEQHTTSLLTRDLPTVDSSRAIQQSIQEVISTLRAYMLLGGEENKRETLHQALITVLSRTEEALPRLQSLIAPEEFEALSQQWQTVVTLVNRVVELSHTDENLPAHSLFLNEAAPIAEVALDQIQGLINDEAGNREGGERKRLFKVYANSYTSLANALSAMRDYLQYGKPEHLEKYQDFIAFHNQSVAEIEQKSELMSESDRDLWSLFKEMQQLYFPLAEQVIALRNAPNWNQSNQIMASELVPTANKLNQRLEQVVRSQQQKADLSGAGIRQSIQQVVISLAIAVVLTVLAAVVLSGYLGRNIGRRIALVSERASRIASGDISQAPLIVEGTDELAKLTDSVNRMNHSLSSIVQGVTDKAVSVDASMSKLLKASEKTLIQIKRQQADMVEVGHEVNGVADAATNTLLQVESSAQSLADSKEKISQGHQALDRNQQTMQALNQTIQSAAKMVAELSQASEQIGKVTEVIEGLAEQTNLLALNAAIEAARAGEYGRGFAVVADEVRLLASRTTESTSEINTIVNAIQSSTGLVVKEIEASQTLASSGEEHIEQAVTKLQESVEQINLLNRQISELAQAAQTQSEATQSITQLMAGVQESVSGVAENSDASNLCALQAKEKVNELNREVSQFKV